The genomic region CGCGAGGCCGCCACGCTCACCGCGAGCGGTGCGACAGCCGCACCCCAGCCCCTCGACTCCAGTGCGACGCCCGTCGCGAAGGCCGCGGCCGAAGCCGCGTGCCCGGACGGGAAGGAGGTGGTGACCGGCTGCCGTTTCAGCTGCCTCACCACCGGGACGGCGTCCAGCACCGGTCTCGTCCTGCGGACCGACCGCTTGCCCGCAGTGTTGGCGACGGCGGAGGCCACGGCCAGTGAGGCCAGCCCGCGCACCGCGGCCCTGCGGGCCCGGGTGGAGCCGCCCAGAGCGGCGATCCCGGCGGCGGCGCCGAACCAGAGCAGCCCGTGGTTGGCGCTGCTGCTCAGCCGGGGCAGCAGCGGACCGGCGGCGGGCCAGCGCTTGCTCGCCGCGGTCCGGAACAGGGCCCGGTCCTGGGTGCCGAGCCAGGCGGCGAGCCGCCGGTAGTGCCCCGGACCGCTGTGGGGAACGGCGAATGCCATGGCGATCAACCCTCTCGTTCGTCGTGCGTCGTGCGTGGCGTGTCGGTCGGTGCCGAGGTGGACCCGGTTCCGTCCGGGTGCCGGTCCACCGCCGGACGGTGGTGACTTCCGGCATCCGGTGACCGGTCGTCGTACCCCGTCCGACGCGAGTGATGCCTCCGGCCACGGTCGCCCGGTCGGGCAAATCTACGTATAAAGGTCTCGGAGGGGCCGACGAGCAGCGGAGGTACGGGCATGCAGCGGACGGTTCCGGAGAGCCGCGGCCCTGTCCGCTACGGACCACTCGCTCCGGGCCCCGGCCTGCCGGTGCTTCCCGAGCTCGCCGCCGTACTCGCCGGGGCCGCCCCGCGCATCGCCCCCGAACCGCCGGGCGGCGGCGCCGCGTTGCGCGAGGCCGCCGCAGGCTACTGGACCCGGCGCGGACTGGGCTGCGGGCCCGCGGACATCGCCGCCGCCGGAGGAGCCCCGTCGCTGCTCCTCGCCCTGCTCGCCGCGGACCACGGGGACCTGCTGGTGCCCCGTCCGTGCCCCGCCTGGTGGATACCGCAGGCCCGTCTCCTCGGCCGGTCCGCCTACCCGGTGCCGACCCCGGCGGAGTGCGGCGGGGTCCCCGACCCGTACGCGCTCCTGGAGACCGTGCGCAGAGTGCGGGACGAGGGCGGTGACCCCCGGCTGCTGCTGCTCTCCGTGGCCGACGACCCGACCGGCACGGTCGCGCCGCCCGAGGTGGTGCACGAGGCCTGTGAGGCCGCCGTCTCCGCCGGGCTGCACATCATCAGCGACGAGACCTGGAACGACACCCGCCACCGGCCGCGCAGGACCGTGCTCCTCAGCCCCGCCGAGATGTGCCCGGAGGCGGTGACCGTCCTCGTCGATCCGGCCGGATCGCTCATCCCGACCGCCTGGCCGGTGGCCGTCGCCCGGTTCCCGGACACGGCCGACGGGGCCACCCGGCGCGCCAGGACCCTCGACGTCATCACGGCGATCGGCACGGTGGTGGCCGGACCGGTCGCAGCCGCCGCCGCCCACGCGCTGAGCGAGCCGGACGCCGTACGGGAGAGGGCCGGGCAGGCGGCCCAACTGTACGGACGGGTGGCCGGCGCCGCGCACCGGGCGGTGCTCGCCGCGGGCGCGCTGGCCCGCCCTCCGCAGGCGGGCCGGCACTTCTACGCCGACCTCGGGCCGCTGCGCCCGGGGCTGGAGTCCCGGGGCGTCACCGACGCCATGGAACTGGAGGACTACCTGGACCGGCGGATCGGGGCCCCGGCGCCGGGCGGCCATCGTTTCGGGGACGATCCGGCCGCGCTGCGGGTGCGTTTCACGACGGGCCCGCTCCTCGGGTCAACCCCGGAGGAACGTCTGGAGTCCCTCACCTCGGCGGAGCCACTCGAACTGCCGCATGTGGCCCGTGCGTTGAGTCATTTCACGTCGGCCCTGGAGCAACTGCGATGAATTCCTCACCGCCACCGGACGGAGCCCCTCGATGACGGAACAGACCGAGAGCTCCCTCGCCGAGCCGCCGTCGCACCAGCAGCGTCAGCCGGAGCCGGACGTCCGGCGTCCGGACCGGGGCCCGTCCGTCGCAGGCCCGTCCGCTCCTGGCCGGTCCGCTCCGGGCCGGTCCACCGCAGGCCCGTCCACTCCCGGTCCGTCCGTCGCAGGCCGGTCCACCGCGCAGGCGTCCGCACCGACCCGCACCCGGCCGCCGGGCGTCCTGCGTCCGCCGGGCGAGATCCGCAGCTGGCCGAAGTCCTTCGCCGACCGCCTCACCGCCCCGCTGCCAGGGGTCCGGGCGATGGCCCGGCTGGCCCGCGAAGGCGCCGCCCGCCCGAGGCCCGAGGGGCTCCGCGACATCCCGTTACTGCCCTACGCCCCCGCCCCACTGCCCGAGACCGACACCACCACCGTCGCGGTCACCTGGGCAGGGCACGCCAGTTGGGTGGTGCGCATCGGCGGACTCACCGTCCTCACCGACCCGGTCTGGTCGCGCAGGATCCTCGGCACGCCGGCCCGGGTCACCCCGGTCGGCGTCCGCTGGGCGGACCTCCCGCGGATCGACGCGGTGGTCATCAGCCACAACCACTACGACCATCTGGACGCCCCCACCCTCAAACGCCTCCCGCGCGACACCCCGCTCTTCGTCCCGGCCGGTCTGGGCCGCTGGTGCAGGCGCCGCCGCTTCACCCGGGTCACCGAACTCGACTGGTGGGAAGCGGCCGAGACCGGTGGCGTCCGGCTCGACTTCGTGCCCGCCCACCACTGGTCCAAGCGCACCCTCACCGACACCTGCCGTTCGCTCTGGGGCGGCTGGGTGCTCAGCGACCAGCAGGGGCAGCGCGTGTACTTCGCGGGCGACACCGGATACGGCCGCTGGTTCAAGGAGATCGGCCGCCGCCATCCCGGCATCGACCTGGCACTGCTGCCGATCGGGGCGTACGACCCCCGCTGGATGCTCGGCCCCGTGCACACCGACCCCGAGGAGGCGGTCGCGGCCTGCGAGGACCTCGGTGCGCGCCGGATGGCTCCCATGCACTGGGGAACGTTCCTGCTCTCGGCCGAGCCGGTGCTCGAACCGCTGACCCGGGTCCGGGCCGCCTGGCAGCTCGCGGGGCGCCCGCGCGACGAACTGTGGGACCTCCCGGTGGGCGGGTCCCGCGTCCTGTGAGCCGGTGGCCGCCGTCACGGCCCGGCCGGGCGCACCAGCCCCGTCTCGTACGCGAAGACCGCGGCCTGGGTCCGGTCGCGCAGCCCCGACTTGACCAGGATCCGGCTCACATGGGTCTTCACCGTCTGCTCCGCGACCACCAGCCGCCCGGCGATCTCCGCGTTGGACAGCCCCTGCGCGATGAGTGACAGGACCTCGGTCTCGCGTCCGGTCAGGTCTCCTACGCGTTCCTTGAGCGGGGCGCGGGGGGCGTCGGCCATCCGGGAGAACTCGGCGATGAGGCGCTTGGTGATGTTGGGGGAGAGCAGGGCGTCACCGGCCGCCACCACCCGTACCGCCCGCGCGAGTTCCTCGGCCGAGGCGTCCTTCAGCAGGAACCCGGACGCGCCCGCGCGCAGCGCCTCGTACACGTACTCGTCCAGGTCGAACGTCGTCAGGACGAGGACCTTGACGGTCGCGCCGGCCGGTCCGGTGACCTGGCGGGTCGCCTCGATGCCGCCGATTCCGGGCATCCGGATGTCCATCAGGACGACGTCCGGGGCGAGTTCGGCCACCTTGGCCACCGCGTCGAGGCCGTCCACCGCCTGACCGACGACCTCGATGCCGGGTTCGGCGTCGAGCAGCACCGTGAACCCCTGACGGACCATCATCTGGTCGTCGGCGATCAGTACGCGGATGGTCATACGGAATCCTCCAGGGGGAGCACGGCCACGACCTCGTACCCCCCTCCGGGGGTCGGCCCGTTGGCGAAGTCACCGCCCAGCATGGCAGCGCGCTCGCGCATACCGAGCAGCCCGTGTCCCATCCCCCGCCCGGGTACGGGAGTTCCGCCCGGCGCGGTGTTGGCGACCCGGACCGTGACCCCGGCCGACCGGTACCCGATCTCCACCCGGGCCGTCGCGTCGGGTGCGTGACGCAGCACGTTGCTGAGCGCCTCCTGCACGATGCGGAAGACGGTCAGCTCCACACCGGGAGGGAGCGGGCGCCGTCCGCCGGTGGTCTCGGAGACGACCGTGAGCCCGGCCCCGCGTACTTTGCCGATCAGCTCGTCGAGCCGGCCCAGCGTGGGCTGAGGCGCGTGCCGCAGCCCTTCGGACGAGGCGTCCTCGTAGCGCAACACGCCCAGCACCCGCCGCAGTTCGTTCAGCGCGTCGACGGCGTTCTCGCGGATGCCCGCGAGGTTCTCCGTCAGCTCGTCGGACGGGTCCTCGACCAGATGGCGGGCCACCTGCGCCTGGATGGAGATCACCGACATGTGGTGGGCGACCACGTCGTGCAGTTCACGGGCGATGCGGTTGCGCTCCTCCAGCAGGGTGCGCCGGGCCCGTTCCTCGGCGGTCAGCCCCGCCTGGGTGACGACTTCGCTGCGGGCCACCCGCAGGCCGCGCAGCGAGGCGCCGACCACCACGGTGGCGAGGAGGACCGGGATCGCGCGCGGAGTGTCGTAGTTGTGGACCTGGGTGGTGAAGGCGCTGCAGACCAGCCCGGTCAGCAGGGTGATCGCCAACGCCTCGGCCGAGCGCCGCGGATGGACCCGCAGCGCCAGCAGGAACAGCGCCCCGCCCTGGAGGGCCATCCCGGTCGGACTCCAGGGGAACAACAGGTCCGGGCTCACCACCGGCTCCCCGACCCGCAGGACCACGGCCGTGAGGGCCGTCATCGCCCACCAGGCGGTCAGCGGCCGGTACACCCCGGCGACCAGCGCCGCGCCCTGGAGCAGGGCGAGAAGGACGGTGTACGCGGGGATTCCGGAAACCCCGTCGTGCGGCACCATGTCCTGCACGTGGAACACCGCGACCGGCACCGCCCCGAACAGCAGGAGCATCACGAACACCGGGCGCCAGGCGGCCCATCCCGGAGTTCCCGCCGGCGGCAGCGGATCGACGGGCGCGGTCCAGAGGTCCTCGCGCAAGGTGCGCGGCAGCCTCCGCAGGGCCCCCGCCAGATGCTCCTTGTCCCACGCCTTCCCCGTCACACGCGTCACCCTAGGCATGCCGCGCCCCCCTGTTCACTGCCGGTACCCCTTCCCGTACGACCGTGGAGCCACGCCGCCGCCCCTGCTCGTAGGTACGGAACGCCGTCCAGCACACCAGCAGCGCCACCGCGAACACCGGCAGCCAGGCCAGCCGGGCGTACACCCATCCCGGGCCGTCGGGGACGGTGTGCAGGCCGGGCAGCGTCCGCCCGGTGAGCATGCCGACCGCGGTGACCGCCATCATCGAGGTCTGGTGCCAGAGGAAGACCGTCATCGCGGAGAGGTTGACCAGCGCCACCGCGGCCCAGAGGGCGGGGCGGCGCAGCACCCGGCGCAGCGGACCGAGCAGCAGGACCGCCGCCCCGCACTGGGCGAGACCGAAGGCGACCGCCGCCAGCGTGGGCGGATCCAGGTTGGATATCGCGGCGCCCGGCACCCCGACCATGGAGGCCGGGTAACCGGCGAACAGAACGAGGAGAACCGTGCCGGCCGCGCCCCCGATCAGCAGGGCCCACCCGGTCCGGCGCCCCCGCAGCCCGCCGCGTGCCCAGACCGCGCCGAGCGAGTACGGGACCAGCCAGCCGGCCGCCACATTGATCCAGCCGAGCCAGGACGGCCCGCCGAGACCGAACCGGATCAGGTCGACATGGAGCACGACGGCGACGGGCCACAGCGGGTGCACCCGGGCGACCAGCGGGGTCGCCGCGGTCAGCGCCGCGAAGACCAGCAGGAACCAGAGCGGTGACAGCACCAGCTTCAGCAGCGCGTACAGGGTGTCGAGGCCGACCCCGGAGACGAGCATCGCGACCGAGGCCACCGCCCACACCACCAGGACGGCGGCGACCGGCCTGCTCAGCCGGGCCGTTCGGGCGCCCAGCCACTGCCCGTACGTCGTGCCCCGGGCGCGGGCCGCGGCGTAACTCCGCGTCCCCACCCGCCCGCCCACCAGGAAGAAGACCGCCAGGGTCTGGAACACCCAGGAGACCGGGGTGAGTCCGGGCATGTGCTGGAGCGGGCTGGCGGCGTGCACGGTACCGCTGTCCACGACCAGGGCGCTCACCAGCCAGTGGCCGAGCACCACACCGAGGATGGCGAGGGCGCGCAGCGCGTCGACGGCCCGGTCACGGTCGGGCGGCGTCGCGGCATCGATGCGCCGGACGAGGTCACGCATGACGGTCCTCCTCGGAAGGGGTCTGCCCCGAGACGATCCGGGCGAGGTTCCGCAACGGTTCGGAACCGGGTTTCAGGTAGTCGCTGTGGCTGCCGTGGCCCGCAGCGAAGACCCGGGCGCCGAACTTCGGCGAGACCGGATCGGCGCCCAGTCCGACCGTGAGGAACGGGAGCCGGAGCTGTACGTGCGGCACGTCGGAGATCCAGTCACCGCTGCTCCGGCCCGCCCAGACGGTGGCCCGTGTGTGCAGCGCCGCGGCGCTGCTCGCCCCGGCGCCGGGGCTGCCGAACAGGACGATGTCCGACACCCCGGCCCCGAGCCCCGACGCGGCCCGGCCGCACACCACCGATCCGTAGGAATGGCACAGGACGGAGATGCGGGCGGTGGGTTCGATCGCGCCCAACTCCGCCGTGAACGTGCGCAGAGCGGGGGCGGCGGCGTTCGCGCGGCCGGGGGTCAGCACCGCGGGGCTCACCGTGCCCGGTGTCCCGTACCCGAGCCAGGCGACGACGGCGGACCCGCGGCCCAGCTCGTGCTGGAGCGCCGCGGCGCCGTTCCGGAGGCGCCCGTACCGGTCCAGGTCGGTGTCCGACCCCGGGACCAGTACGGCGATCCGCCCGGCCCGGAACAGGTCGCCGAACACCTCGGCGGTGCGACCCCCGTCGCGGCCGTCGAAGGTGAGGAAGTGACGCGCGGGCTTCGCCATGGCGCGCAGCGCGGCGGCCCGCTTCCGGTCACCGTGGGCGGTGGCCGCGTGCTCGGCCGCCACGACGTCCGCACGGGTGGCCGCGTACCGCTCGGCGAGGGTCGCGGGGGTCACCGCCCGCAGGGGTGAGAGGTGCGCCGGTGCGGGGGCCGGGACAGCCGCTGGGCGGGCCGCCCCCGACACCGGCACGGCCACCGAAGCGGTGACGAGGGCGGCGAGCAGGGCGCGGCGCAAGCGGCTGCTGCGCGGGCGGGACTCCATGGAGGACGGTCCTTCCGTACCGGGTGACGGTCGTGCTTTCCGGTACCGAAGTTAGGGAGCGCCCCCTGTGGCCGGCGTCCCGCGGACGGCCGAACCTTCCTGGTAGCTCTGAAGTACTACGGGGCCTACAGGGAAGGGTCGATCGGGCTCAAGAGCCGCTGTGCGCGGGCCCGTTCAGCGGGCCGCGGGCGATCCGGTACGGGCGGCCCGGATCCTGCGCCACCCCGCGGGCGCCCCGCTGACCAGCAGCGTCAGCGCGACCGCCACGACCACGCCCTTCCACGGCTCGTCGAACAGCGAGCCGCCGAGTATCCCGATGAGCTGGTACGCGGCGGCCCAGGCGAGACAGGCCGGTACGTCCGCGAGGGCGAACCTGCGCAGCGGCATCCCGCCGAGCAGGCAGGCCAGCATCACCGGGATCCGTCCGGCCGGCACCAGCCGGGAGAGGACCAGCACCGACTTGCTGTGCTTGTCGAGCCTCTTCTGGGTGCTCACCAGACGTGCCTGCGGGACCCGCTTGCGCAGCGCCTCCAGCCAGCGCGAACCGTTCCTGGAGTGCACGCCGCGCCGGCCGAGCCAGTACAGCGTGAGGTCCCCGAGGAACGCGGCGCAGGACGCGACGGCGAACACGAAGAGCAGGGCGAACGGGTCCGTCTGGTGCAGGGCGACCACGGCCGCCGAACTCACCAGCGCCCCCGTGGGTACCACCGGGACCAGGGACCCCAGCACCACCAGCAGGAACAGCGACGGGTAGCCGACGGCCTGCTGGGTGGACTCCGCCGGTACCTGGCTCACGAGTTCAGGGATCACCGGGCCACCTCGGGCCGCACCTGTTCGCCGTGCGCGAGCCGGTACACCGACACCTCGGGCGCCAGCAGCGCCGCCTGCCGGACGAACTCGTCGCCGGGCGTGTGGAATTCGTGCGGGCGGACCCCGTCCATCCCGACCGGCCAGTACGTGCCGTAGTGCACCGGGACGGCCGAGCGCGGTCGCAGGGCCGTCAGCGCCTCGGCGGCCCGCCGCGCGTCCAGGTGTTCCTGCCCGAGGAAGGGGCCCCAGCCGCCGACCGGCAGCAGCGCCACGTCGACCTCGCCGACCGCCTCCGCCATCGTGTCGAAGAGCCCGGTGTCCCCGGCGAAGTAGGTCCGCGCCTCACCGCTGATCACGAAGCCGAGCGCGGGCGCCCGCTGCGGCCCGAGCGGCATCCGGCGGCCGTCGTGGCGCGCGGGGACCGCCCGGACGAGCAGATCCGCGACCCGCACCTCGTCACCCGCGACGACCTCGGTGAGGTCCAGGCGGAGCCGCCGCAGCCCCGGCACGGCGCGGCTCGTGCCCCGGGGCGCGATCAACCGGGTGCCGGGTGCCAGCCGCGCCAGGGACGGCAGATGCAGATGGTCGGCGTGCAGGTGCGAGATGAGCACGGCCTGGGCGGCCGTGGCTCCGGCCGGTGGCACGGCGCCGCGACGGCGCCGGAGATGGGCCAGCCGACGGGCGAAGAGCGGGTCGGTGAGCACCCGGACACCGGAGTCCTCGACCGTACAGGTGGCATGGCCCCACCAGGTCACATCGACCGGCACCTGCCGTCTCCTCACGCTCGGATCCCCGGGAACTCCCGGACGTCTCGGAACCCCCGGATTCCTGTACGACCCTATGCGGCCCGGTCCGCAAATGGGGAGTGAGGCCCCGTCCACGGGAGTCCGCGGGTTCCGTGACCAGGGCTCCCCGCGGTGACCTGGTCCGACTCCGGTCCTGTGAAAAACTGGCCGGCGGGCCCGCACGGGGTCCGACGGACGTGAGGTGGCAGAGGCGTGGCCGCAAGGCGATGGCACAGGGTGGGCAGCGCTCTGTTCCGGGTGATCGTGGTGTGGGCGGTGTCCACCCTCACCATGCTGGTCCTCGCGGGGATCCTGCCGGACTTCAAGCTGGAGTCCGACAACGGCGACAGCGCCACCACGGTGGCGATCACCGCCGGGTGGGGCGCCGGTGCGTTCGGACTGCTGAGCGCGCTGGTCTGGCCACTGGTCGTACGGGCACTGCTGCTCGTCCCGGCGCTCGTGCTCGGCCTGCTGGTCTTCTTCCTGAACGGCTCGCTGCTGCTGGTCGCCCTCAGCCTCATCCCGAACGGGCGCGGCGCCTCCAACCCGGAGACCGCGGTGGTCGTCGCGGCCGTGATGTCCGCCGTCGCCTCCGCCACCTCCACCTCGCTCGCGGTGCGCGACGACGAGGCGTACCGGCGACGGCTCTCCCGGCTGGCTTCCCGGCGGCGGCGCAGACAGGGCGAGGGCATGAGCCGCGGCGGGCCGCACGGCACGGTCTTCCTCCAGCTCGACGGCGTCGGCCACGCGGCGCTGCTGCGCGCGGTCGAGGACGGGCTGATGCCCACGCTCGCCGGATGGATCGGCTCCACCCACCGGCTCGACGCCTGGCGCACCGACTGGTCGAGCCAGACCGGCGCCAGCCAGCTCGGCATCCTGCACGGCTCCAACCACGACGTCCCGGCCTTCCGCTGGTACGAGAAGGACACCGGCGACGTCATGGTCTGCAACCGGCCGGCCAGCGCCGCCGAACTGCAGCGGCGGGCGGTGGAGCACTCCGGCGACGCCGGCCTGCTCATGGTGGACGGCGCGAGCCGGGGCAATCTCTTCAGCGGTGGCGCCGACGAGCTGGCCCTGGTGCTCTCGGTCGCCGCGCGGCGGGACCGGCACCACCGCTCCCGCGCCGGCTACTTCGCGTACTTCTCGGACCCGGCCAACGCGGTACGCACCGCGATGTCGTTCTTCGCCGAGGTCGGCCGGGAGATGGGCCAGTCGACACGGGCCCGCGCGCGTCAGGAGCAGCCACGGATCAAGCGCGGCGGTCTCTACCCGTTCATCCGGGCCTTCGCGACCGTGGTGGAGCGCGACGTGGTGGTCACCGCGGTGATCGGCGACATGTTCGCCGGACGCACCGCGGTCTACGCCGATCTCGTCGCGTACGACGAGGTGGCGCACCACAGCGGGCCGCGCAGCCGGGACGCGGCGAAGGTGCTGGCCCGTCTGGACCGTTCGCTGGCGATGATCGCGAAGGTCGAGGAGCACGCCCCCAGGCCGTACCGGATCGTGCTCCTCTCCGACCACGGGCAGAGCCCCGGCCAGACCTTCGAGGGGGCGTACGGCCTCACCCTGAAGGATCTGGTGCGGGCGGGCTGCGGGCTGCCGGTACCGCGCAGGGCGCAGCGCACCGAGAGCGGTTCGGAGGCACGGGCCGCGGTGCGCGTGGCGCTGCACCGGCCGGTGCCGGCCGATGGCGAGCCGTCGCCGGAGCCGGGGTCCGACCCGGTCGTGCTGGCTTCCGGCAATCTGGGGCTGATCTCCTTCCCTGACGCGCCGGGACGGATGACCCGCGAGCAGTTGGACCGCCGCCACCCGGCGCTGCTGCCGACGCTGGCCAACCACCCGGGGATCGGGTTCCTGCTGATGGGCAGCGCCGAGCACGGTTCGGTGGTGCTCGGGGCGGGCGGCGTCGAGGTGCCGGTCGTGGAGCTGACCGACGGCGAGGGGCCGCTCGCGCCGTTCGGCCCCGGCGCGGCGGACGCCGTGCGGCGGACCGACGCCTTCCCGCACGTCGCCGACATCATGGTCAATTCGATGTACGACCCGGGGACCGGCGCCGTGCATGCCTTCGAGGGCCAGATCGGCTCGCACGGCGGCCTGGGCGGCGAGCAGTCGGCTCCCTTCCTGCTGTCGCCGCTCGCCCTCTCCGCGCCGGTACCCGAG from Streptomyces sp. NBC_01267 harbors:
- a CDS encoding MBL fold metallo-hydrolase; protein product: MTEQTESSLAEPPSHQQRQPEPDVRRPDRGPSVAGPSAPGRSAPGRSTAGPSTPGPSVAGRSTAQASAPTRTRPPGVLRPPGEIRSWPKSFADRLTAPLPGVRAMARLAREGAARPRPEGLRDIPLLPYAPAPLPETDTTTVAVTWAGHASWVVRIGGLTVLTDPVWSRRILGTPARVTPVGVRWADLPRIDAVVISHNHYDHLDAPTLKRLPRDTPLFVPAGLGRWCRRRRFTRVTELDWWEAAETGGVRLDFVPAHHWSKRTLTDTCRSLWGGWVLSDQQGQRVYFAGDTGYGRWFKEIGRRHPGIDLALLPIGAYDPRWMLGPVHTDPEEAVAACEDLGARRMAPMHWGTFLLSAEPVLEPLTRVRAAWQLAGRPRDELWDLPVGGSRVL
- a CDS encoding acyltransferase family protein; this encodes MRDLVRRIDAATPPDRDRAVDALRALAILGVVLGHWLVSALVVDSGTVHAASPLQHMPGLTPVSWVFQTLAVFFLVGGRVGTRSYAAARARGTTYGQWLGARTARLSRPVAAVLVVWAVASVAMLVSGVGLDTLYALLKLVLSPLWFLLVFAALTAATPLVARVHPLWPVAVVLHVDLIRFGLGGPSWLGWINVAAGWLVPYSLGAVWARGGLRGRRTGWALLIGGAAGTVLLVLFAGYPASMVGVPGAAISNLDPPTLAAVAFGLAQCGAAVLLLGPLRRVLRRPALWAAVALVNLSAMTVFLWHQTSMMAVTAVGMLTGRTLPGLHTVPDGPGWVYARLAWLPVFAVALLVCWTAFRTYEQGRRRGSTVVREGVPAVNRGARHA
- a CDS encoding response regulator, with the protein product MTIRVLIADDQMMVRQGFTVLLDAEPGIEVVGQAVDGLDAVAKVAELAPDVVLMDIRMPGIGGIEATRQVTGPAGATVKVLVLTTFDLDEYVYEALRAGASGFLLKDASAEELARAVRVVAAGDALLSPNITKRLIAEFSRMADAPRAPLKERVGDLTGRETEVLSLIAQGLSNAEIAGRLVVAEQTVKTHVSRILVKSGLRDRTQAAVFAYETGLVRPAGP
- a CDS encoding alpha/beta hydrolase, whose product is MESRPRSSRLRRALLAALVTASVAVPVSGAARPAAVPAPAPAHLSPLRAVTPATLAERYAATRADVVAAEHAATAHGDRKRAAALRAMAKPARHFLTFDGRDGGRTAEVFGDLFRAGRIAVLVPGSDTDLDRYGRLRNGAAALQHELGRGSAVVAWLGYGTPGTVSPAVLTPGRANAAAPALRTFTAELGAIEPTARISVLCHSYGSVVCGRAASGLGAGVSDIVLFGSPGAGASSAAALHTRATVWAGRSSGDWISDVPHVQLRLPFLTVGLGADPVSPKFGARVFAAGHGSHSDYLKPGSEPLRNLARIVSGQTPSEEDRHA
- a CDS encoding MBL fold metallo-hydrolase, which produces MPVDVTWWGHATCTVEDSGVRVLTDPLFARRLAHLRRRRGAVPPAGATAAQAVLISHLHADHLHLPSLARLAPGTRLIAPRGTSRAVPGLRRLRLDLTEVVAGDEVRVADLLVRAVPARHDGRRMPLGPQRAPALGFVISGEARTYFAGDTGLFDTMAEAVGEVDVALLPVGGWGPFLGQEHLDARRAAEALTALRPRSAVPVHYGTYWPVGMDGVRPHEFHTPGDEFVRQAALLAPEVSVYRLAHGEQVRPEVAR
- a CDS encoding phage holin family protein, whose protein sequence is MAARRWHRVGSALFRVIVVWAVSTLTMLVLAGILPDFKLESDNGDSATTVAITAGWGAGAFGLLSALVWPLVVRALLLVPALVLGLLVFFLNGSLLLVALSLIPNGRGASNPETAVVVAAVMSAVASATSTSLAVRDDEAYRRRLSRLASRRRRRQGEGMSRGGPHGTVFLQLDGVGHAALLRAVEDGLMPTLAGWIGSTHRLDAWRTDWSSQTGASQLGILHGSNHDVPAFRWYEKDTGDVMVCNRPASAAELQRRAVEHSGDAGLLMVDGASRGNLFSGGADELALVLSVAARRDRHHRSRAGYFAYFSDPANAVRTAMSFFAEVGREMGQSTRARARQEQPRIKRGGLYPFIRAFATVVERDVVVTAVIGDMFAGRTAVYADLVAYDEVAHHSGPRSRDAAKVLARLDRSLAMIAKVEEHAPRPYRIVLLSDHGQSPGQTFEGAYGLTLKDLVRAGCGLPVPRRAQRTESGSEARAAVRVALHRPVPADGEPSPEPGSDPVVLASGNLGLISFPDAPGRMTREQLDRRHPALLPTLANHPGIGFLLMGSAEHGSVVLGAGGVEVPVVELTDGEGPLAPFGPGAADAVRRTDAFPHVADIMVNSMYDPGTGAVHAFEGQIGSHGGLGGEQSAPFLLSPLALSAPVPEGGDLVGAEQVHRVLRRWLAEDQGPQVPLGPATDGAPSGESA
- a CDS encoding aminotransferase class I/II-fold pyridoxal phosphate-dependent enzyme — translated: MQRTVPESRGPVRYGPLAPGPGLPVLPELAAVLAGAAPRIAPEPPGGGAALREAAAGYWTRRGLGCGPADIAAAGGAPSLLLALLAADHGDLLVPRPCPAWWIPQARLLGRSAYPVPTPAECGGVPDPYALLETVRRVRDEGGDPRLLLLSVADDPTGTVAPPEVVHEACEAAVSAGLHIISDETWNDTRHRPRRTVLLSPAEMCPEAVTVLVDPAGSLIPTAWPVAVARFPDTADGATRRARTLDVITAIGTVVAGPVAAAAAHALSEPDAVRERAGQAAQLYGRVAGAAHRAVLAAGALARPPQAGRHFYADLGPLRPGLESRGVTDAMELEDYLDRRIGAPAPGGHRFGDDPAALRVRFTTGPLLGSTPEERLESLTSAEPLELPHVARALSHFTSALEQLR
- a CDS encoding sensor histidine kinase, giving the protein MPRVTRVTGKAWDKEHLAGALRRLPRTLREDLWTAPVDPLPPAGTPGWAAWRPVFVMLLLFGAVPVAVFHVQDMVPHDGVSGIPAYTVLLALLQGAALVAGVYRPLTAWWAMTALTAVVLRVGEPVVSPDLLFPWSPTGMALQGGALFLLALRVHPRRSAEALAITLLTGLVCSAFTTQVHNYDTPRAIPVLLATVVVGASLRGLRVARSEVVTQAGLTAEERARRTLLEERNRIARELHDVVAHHMSVISIQAQVARHLVEDPSDELTENLAGIRENAVDALNELRRVLGVLRYEDASSEGLRHAPQPTLGRLDELIGKVRGAGLTVVSETTGGRRPLPPGVELTVFRIVQEALSNVLRHAPDATARVEIGYRSAGVTVRVANTAPGGTPVPGRGMGHGLLGMRERAAMLGGDFANGPTPGGGYEVVAVLPLEDSV
- a CDS encoding DedA family protein, whose product is MIPELVSQVPAESTQQAVGYPSLFLLVVLGSLVPVVPTGALVSSAAVVALHQTDPFALLFVFAVASCAAFLGDLTLYWLGRRGVHSRNGSRWLEALRKRVPQARLVSTQKRLDKHSKSVLVLSRLVPAGRIPVMLACLLGGMPLRRFALADVPACLAWAAAYQLIGILGGSLFDEPWKGVVVAVALTLLVSGAPAGWRRIRAARTGSPAAR